One genomic segment of Protaetiibacter intestinalis includes these proteins:
- a CDS encoding uracil-DNA glycosylase family protein: MDRFPPGCRDSALPVSCLSATGSRERSEQFACRDTERGCEPVDVVEGDVALAALDLLPEVMVIVLCGDYARRGWRRYTSGLIDGPGPVVVETHHPSAQGLVRDGRRAQFSTAIRHAAALANA; the protein is encoded by the coding sequence GTGGACCGGTTCCCGCCCGGTTGCCGCGACTCGGCGCTGCCAGTTTCTTGCCTGAGCGCGACCGGCTCGCGAGAGCGCTCAGAACAGTTCGCGTGCCGAGACACCGAGCGCGGCTGCGAGCCGGTGGATGTTGTCGAGGGTGACGTTGCGCTGGCCGCTCTCGATCTGCTGCCGGAGGTCATGGTCATTGTGCTCTGCGGTGACTACGCGCGACGCGGGTGGCGCAGGTACACATCAGGGCTGATCGACGGCCCCGGCCCCGTCGTGGTCGAGACCCATCACCCATCGGCACAGGGGCTGGTGCGTGATGGTCGGCGCGCGCAGTTCTCCACCGCGATCCGTCACGCGGCAGCCCTCGCCAACGCCTGA
- a CDS encoding PhzF family phenazine biosynthesis protein, with protein sequence MEILRLRAFTIGDDPASGNPAGVVLDAESLDEAGMLAIAAELGYSETAFLTAITPDAATIRYFSPRAEIGFCGHATIASAVALARRGAAPVVRLATPVGEVPVEATAERATLIAVDERVAALAEPLLDELLAALRLDHADLDPELAPAFVTGANPHPVVFVLPGVLDRLDHDADAVLALQDREGWDGTVPVVHRLAPTAFVSRNPFPRGGIREDPATGSAAAGLGSVLRARSDLAVPATITIDQGAETGHPSRLIVDIPTEGRIRVTGTAG encoded by the coding sequence ATGGAGATCCTGCGCTTGCGTGCCTTCACGATCGGCGACGACCCGGCATCCGGCAACCCGGCGGGCGTCGTGCTCGATGCCGAGAGCCTCGACGAGGCGGGGATGCTCGCGATCGCCGCGGAGCTCGGCTACAGCGAGACCGCGTTCCTGACGGCGATCACGCCGGATGCGGCGACCATCCGCTACTTCAGCCCGCGTGCCGAGATCGGCTTCTGCGGGCACGCGACGATCGCCTCCGCGGTCGCGCTCGCGCGGCGGGGCGCCGCCCCGGTCGTGCGGCTCGCGACGCCGGTGGGCGAGGTGCCGGTGGAGGCGACGGCCGAGCGGGCCACCCTCATCGCGGTCGACGAGCGGGTCGCGGCGCTCGCCGAGCCGCTGCTCGACGAACTGCTCGCCGCCCTGCGCCTCGACCACGCCGACCTCGACCCGGAGCTGGCGCCCGCGTTCGTGACGGGCGCCAACCCGCATCCGGTCGTGTTCGTGCTCCCCGGGGTGCTCGACCGGCTCGACCACGACGCGGATGCCGTGCTCGCCCTGCAGGACCGCGAGGGCTGGGACGGCACGGTGCCGGTCGTGCACCGCCTCGCGCCGACCGCCTTCGTCTCCCGCAACCCGTTCCCGCGCGGCGGCATCCGCGAGGATCCGGCCACCGGCTCGGCTGCCGCGGGTCTCGGCTCGGTGCTGCGCGCACGCAGCGACCTCGCCGTCCCCGCCACGATCACGATCGATCAGGGCGCCGAGACGGGCCACCCCTCGAGGCTCATCGTCGACATCCCCACCGAGGGCCGCATCCGCGTCACCGGTACGGCCGGCTGA
- a CDS encoding ArsR/SmtB family transcription factor, with the protein MIPVATIQGEACCAPLAEAPLSADDAEALARSLKALADPARLRILSLVAASAGGELCVCELPAPLGLSQPTVSHHLKVLVEAGFLEREKRGTWAWFRLVPGSLDAITRPLAEPVPA; encoded by the coding sequence GTGATCCCCGTCGCGACCATCCAGGGCGAGGCATGCTGCGCGCCGCTCGCCGAGGCGCCGCTCAGCGCCGACGACGCCGAAGCGCTCGCCCGCTCACTCAAGGCCCTCGCCGACCCCGCGCGGCTGCGCATCCTGTCGCTCGTCGCCGCGTCGGCGGGCGGCGAGCTGTGCGTCTGCGAGCTGCCCGCGCCGCTCGGCCTCAGCCAGCCCACCGTCTCGCACCACCTCAAGGTGCTCGTCGAGGCGGGCTTCCTCGAGCGCGAGAAGCGCGGCACCTGGGCGTGGTTCCGCCTCGTGCCGGGCTCGCTCGACGCGATCACCCGCCCCCTCGCGGAGCCCGTGCCCGCGTGA
- a CDS encoding arsenate reductase ArsC — MAAGYLRALAGDRIRVLSAGSEPADAVNRIAVAAMAEEGIDIASAEPELLDPDAVRASDVVITMGCGDACPVFPGIRYEDWALDDPAGLPLERVRPIRDAIRARVEALLAELEPAH, encoded by the coding sequence ATGGCGGCGGGCTACCTGCGCGCCCTCGCGGGCGACCGCATCCGCGTGCTCTCGGCCGGCTCGGAGCCGGCGGATGCCGTGAACCGCATCGCCGTCGCCGCGATGGCCGAGGAGGGCATCGACATCGCGAGCGCCGAGCCCGAGCTGCTCGATCCGGATGCGGTGCGCGCCTCCGACGTGGTCATCACGATGGGCTGCGGCGACGCCTGCCCGGTGTTCCCCGGCATCCGCTACGAGGACTGGGCGCTCGACGACCCCGCCGGGCTGCCGCTCGAGCGCGTACGCCCCATCCGCGACGCGATCCGCGCCCGCGTCGAGGCGCTGCTCGCCGAGCTCGAGCCCGCACACTGA
- a CDS encoding fatty acid desaturase family protein, whose product MPGRLRQTTPRTANAIDPIRTFTAVSRTVKETGLLRRSHGFYLTLGIALALALGGAITGFVLFGASWYQLLIAGGLGIVLTQAAFLGHEASHRQVLASGPANDRLGRLIVTLGVGMSYQWWMTKHTRHHANPNRVGRDPDIEIDTVAFTAESAATQRGLLAWITRRQGCLFYPLLLLEGLNLHAHSLRSLVRRGRVEGRWFELGMLALRWTVYLGALFWVLPLGMAFAFLGVQLAVFGFYMGSSFAVNHTGMPIIPADAKLDFFTKQVRTSRNIAGGWWASALLGGLNYQVEHHLFPNMARPHLARAREIVREYCATHEIPYTEMSLARAHAAVVRHMHEVGRAAVDPFTCPLVASYRRA is encoded by the coding sequence GTGCCGGGGCGTCTGCGTCAGACGACCCCGCGCACCGCGAACGCGATCGACCCCATCCGCACCTTCACCGCCGTGTCGCGCACCGTGAAGGAGACCGGGCTGCTGCGTCGCAGCCACGGCTTCTACCTCACGCTCGGCATCGCACTCGCGCTCGCGCTCGGCGGCGCCATCACCGGCTTCGTGCTGTTCGGCGCCAGCTGGTACCAGCTGCTCATCGCGGGCGGGCTCGGCATCGTGCTCACCCAGGCCGCGTTCCTCGGGCACGAGGCCTCGCACCGGCAGGTGCTGGCATCCGGGCCCGCCAACGACCGCCTCGGCCGCCTCATCGTGACCCTCGGCGTGGGCATGAGCTACCAGTGGTGGATGACGAAGCACACCCGCCACCACGCGAACCCCAACCGCGTGGGCCGTGACCCCGACATCGAGATCGACACGGTCGCGTTCACCGCGGAGTCCGCCGCCACCCAGCGCGGCCTGCTCGCCTGGATCACCCGCCGCCAGGGGTGTCTGTTCTACCCGCTGCTGCTGCTCGAGGGCCTCAACCTGCACGCCCACTCGCTGCGCTCGCTCGTGCGGCGCGGCCGGGTCGAAGGCCGCTGGTTCGAGCTCGGGATGCTGGCGCTGCGCTGGACCGTCTACCTCGGCGCCCTGTTCTGGGTGCTACCGCTCGGGATGGCGTTCGCCTTCCTCGGCGTGCAGCTCGCGGTGTTCGGCTTCTACATGGGCAGCTCGTTCGCCGTGAACCACACCGGGATGCCGATCATCCCGGCGGACGCGAAGCTCGACTTCTTCACGAAGCAGGTGCGCACCTCCCGCAACATCGCGGGCGGATGGTGGGCATCCGCCCTGCTCGGCGGGCTCAACTACCAGGTCGAGCACCACCTGTTCCCCAACATGGCTCGCCCGCACCTGGCCCGTGCCCGCGAGATCGTGCGGGAGTACTGCGCCACCCACGAGATCCCCTACACGGAGATGAGCCTCGCCCGCGCCCACGCGGCCGTGGTGCGGCACATGCACGAGGTGGGCCGCGCGGCGGTCGACCCGTTCACCTGCCCGCTCGTGGCGTCGTACCGGCGCGCCTGA
- a CDS encoding DUF2510 domain-containing protein, translating into MTVMPSTSAAPAGWYRDPLGIPQLRWWNGIAWTNHIQENRPELQAWTADFGAGTHSSVA; encoded by the coding sequence ATGACCGTCATGCCCTCCACCTCAGCCGCCCCCGCCGGCTGGTACCGCGACCCCCTCGGCATCCCCCAGCTGCGCTGGTGGAACGGGATCGCCTGGACGAACCACATCCAGGAGAACCGTCCCGAACTGCAGGCCTGGACCGCCGACTTCGGCGCCGGAACGCACTCCTCCGTCGCCTGA
- a CDS encoding helix-turn-helix transcriptional regulator produces MSAVSEPDALVGRAADLERISSLLTSGGALLRGPAGIGKSAILRRIARDRAESGRVVGIEGNEASGAVPFGPFAQVLTGRDPGAGPEPIDRAAAVRDALEGTTLLVVDDAHRLDAASAGLVHRLADEGVTLLVAVRAGEQLPPAIESLWTRGLLTSHEVTPLDAEAIEAYTASRLGGPVDAGLVRALRHASGGVPLYARELLRGGLDSGAIRHHRGVWVLRGQLTAGGGLASALRDHLGSQPPGIRRAVHCLALTEPIGLELMASLMTEAELERAELEGLLRIDGDAEHAVVRLGHPLYRSVVTAELTLSRRRRLADLLLRSVDRLGTEVDPTLLARWRLERGDDRSPDEWLQAAHRVTPTDLTLAEAFVRAAVAAGGGPAALLALASLLTHQHRLEEAETVFGELAAIPVPPEVRIAIASVEAFLLAMPGQRPDAALDLIAEVTASAGFSPELESARALALWRSGRIVDSIPIGRAVARDPAASVVARTSAALTVCSAEIYALRFSDGEFGVDLTLMDELVARARTELPEGPESAALVRGSRATMPIPDLPAGLRLSAEGAQRALMNGDDGVRAQFAMLHGWMLAVSGDLLASLEELTEAHAGHGVWVPTTLPWLRSSLVRVLSATGAAAEARQLLEEIEASPRAALYDPDVALARAAVHEAEGDADTALAVLRGATAASDEGGNRLRGDELWLRRLRLGDEAVAGEVHRRYRRREGPAAAAVASHAAAVRDRDLRAIPRAVGALADAGLLWDAAEAQADLVRRLRATGDAPATWAAVERLVVLLGRTRGLALTSVTGELHATLTPREREVAGLAASLSDREVAERLGISVRTAQTHLTHVYAKLRISGRAELGRHLAEHAGGTEEVG; encoded by the coding sequence ATGTCAGCCGTGAGCGAGCCGGACGCGCTCGTCGGCCGCGCGGCGGACCTGGAGCGGATCTCCTCGCTGCTGACCTCGGGTGGCGCGCTGCTGCGCGGCCCGGCGGGTATCGGCAAGAGCGCCATCCTCCGGCGGATCGCACGGGACCGTGCCGAGTCCGGTCGCGTCGTCGGCATCGAGGGGAACGAGGCCTCGGGCGCCGTCCCCTTCGGCCCCTTCGCCCAGGTGCTCACCGGCCGGGATCCCGGGGCCGGGCCCGAACCGATCGACCGCGCGGCAGCCGTCCGGGACGCGCTCGAGGGCACCACCCTGCTCGTCGTCGACGACGCCCACCGGCTCGACGCGGCCTCCGCGGGACTCGTGCACCGGCTGGCGGACGAGGGCGTCACCCTGCTGGTCGCGGTGCGCGCGGGCGAACAGCTGCCGCCGGCGATCGAGTCGCTGTGGACCCGCGGCCTGCTGACCTCGCACGAGGTGACGCCGCTCGACGCCGAGGCGATCGAGGCCTACACGGCCTCGCGGCTCGGCGGACCGGTGGATGCCGGCCTCGTCCGCGCCCTCCGGCACGCCTCCGGCGGGGTGCCGCTCTATGCGCGCGAGCTGCTGCGTGGCGGGCTGGACAGCGGCGCGATCCGGCACCACCGGGGGGTGTGGGTGCTGCGCGGGCAGCTCACCGCGGGGGGCGGCCTCGCCTCGGCGCTGCGCGACCACCTCGGCTCCCAGCCGCCCGGGATCCGCCGCGCGGTGCACTGCCTCGCCCTCACCGAGCCGATCGGCCTCGAGCTGATGGCCTCCCTCATGACCGAGGCGGAGCTCGAGCGCGCCGAGCTGGAGGGTCTGCTGCGCATCGACGGCGACGCCGAGCACGCCGTCGTGCGGCTCGGCCACCCCCTGTACCGCAGCGTCGTGACCGCGGAGTTGACCCTGTCACGGCGGAGGCGCCTCGCCGACCTGCTGCTGCGCTCCGTCGACCGGCTCGGCACGGAGGTCGACCCGACCCTGCTGGCGAGGTGGCGCCTCGAACGCGGCGACGACCGCTCCCCCGACGAGTGGCTGCAGGCGGCCCACCGGGTCACCCCCACCGATCTGACCCTGGCGGAGGCGTTCGTGCGCGCCGCCGTCGCGGCGGGCGGCGGTCCGGCCGCCCTCCTCGCCCTCGCGAGCCTGCTGACCCACCAGCACCGGCTCGAGGAGGCGGAGACGGTCTTCGGCGAGCTCGCCGCGATCCCGGTTCCCCCCGAGGTGCGCATCGCGATCGCCTCGGTGGAGGCGTTCCTGCTCGCGATGCCGGGTCAGCGACCCGACGCCGCCCTCGACCTCATCGCCGAGGTGACGGCGTCGGCCGGCTTCTCCCCCGAGCTCGAATCCGCGCGGGCACTCGCGCTGTGGCGGTCGGGGCGCATCGTCGACTCGATCCCGATCGGCCGCGCGGTCGCGCGCGACCCCGCCGCGTCGGTGGTCGCTCGGACGAGCGCCGCCCTGACGGTGTGTTCGGCCGAGATCTACGCCCTGCGCTTCTCGGATGGCGAGTTCGGCGTGGATCTGACCCTCATGGACGAACTGGTCGCCCGCGCGCGCACCGAGCTCCCCGAGGGGCCCGAGTCGGCCGCCCTCGTCCGTGGGAGCCGCGCCACGATGCCGATCCCCGACCTGCCGGCCGGCCTCCGACTGTCGGCGGAGGGCGCCCAGCGGGCGCTGATGAACGGTGACGACGGGGTGCGCGCCCAGTTCGCGATGCTGCACGGCTGGATGCTGGCCGTCTCGGGCGACCTGCTCGCGAGCCTCGAGGAGCTGACCGAGGCGCACGCGGGCCACGGGGTGTGGGTGCCGACGACGCTGCCCTGGTTGCGCTCGAGCCTCGTCCGCGTGCTGAGCGCCACCGGTGCCGCGGCGGAGGCCCGGCAGCTGCTCGAGGAGATCGAGGCCTCGCCGCGCGCCGCCCTCTACGACCCCGACGTCGCGCTCGCCCGCGCGGCCGTGCACGAGGCCGAGGGGGATGCGGACACCGCGCTGGCGGTGCTGCGCGGCGCGACCGCGGCATCCGACGAAGGGGGCAACCGGCTGCGGGGCGACGAGCTCTGGCTTCGTCGCCTGCGCCTCGGCGACGAGGCCGTCGCGGGCGAGGTGCACCGGCGCTACCGCCGCCGCGAGGGACCGGCGGCGGCCGCCGTCGCATCCCACGCGGCCGCGGTGCGCGACCGCGACCTGCGGGCGATCCCGCGTGCCGTCGGCGCGCTCGCCGATGCCGGACTGCTGTGGGACGCGGCCGAGGCACAGGCCGACCTCGTGCGCCGCCTGCGGGCGACCGGGGATGCGCCGGCCACCTGGGCGGCCGTCGAACGACTCGTGGTGCTCCTCGGGAGGACGAGGGGCCTCGCCCTGACGTCCGTGACCGGGGAGCTGCACGCGACCCTCACCCCGCGCGAGCGGGAGGTGGCGGGGCTCGCCGCCTCGCTCTCGGATCGCGAGGTCGCCGAACGGCTCGGCATCTCGGTGCGCACCGCGCAGACCCACCTCACCCACGTGTACGCCAAGCTGCGGATCTCGGGGCGGGCCGAACTCGGCCGGCACCTCGCCGAGCACGCGGGCGGCACGGAGGAGGTCGGCTGA
- a CDS encoding response regulator transcription factor, with protein sequence MSVRVVVADDSVLLREGLVRVLEEAGHEVVGAFGDADELLAAVGELRPELAVLDVRMPPSFRDEGVRAALRLRRELPETGILLLSQYVEVAYAQELLGSGGGGVGYLLKDRVASLAELTDAIDRIAAGGTVLDPEVVAQLIGRRNDPLGSLTPREREVLQLMAEGRSNTAIAKQLFIGVGAVEKNVTSIFGKLGLEDSGTDHRRVLAVVAWLQR encoded by the coding sequence GTGAGCGTGCGGGTGGTGGTGGCCGACGACTCCGTGCTGCTGCGCGAGGGTCTCGTGCGGGTGCTCGAGGAGGCCGGCCACGAGGTGGTCGGGGCCTTCGGCGACGCCGACGAGCTGCTCGCGGCGGTGGGGGAGTTGCGGCCCGAGCTCGCCGTGCTCGACGTGCGGATGCCGCCCAGCTTCCGCGACGAGGGCGTGCGCGCGGCGCTGCGGCTGCGCCGCGAGCTGCCGGAGACCGGCATCCTGCTGCTGTCGCAGTACGTCGAGGTGGCCTACGCGCAGGAGCTGCTGGGGTCGGGCGGCGGAGGCGTGGGCTACCTGCTGAAGGACCGCGTGGCCTCGCTCGCCGAGCTCACCGACGCCATCGACCGCATCGCGGCGGGCGGCACCGTGCTCGACCCGGAGGTCGTGGCGCAGCTGATCGGCCGCCGCAACGACCCGCTCGGCTCGCTCACCCCGCGCGAGCGCGAGGTGCTGCAGCTCATGGCGGAGGGCCGCAGCAACACGGCCATCGCGAAGCAGCTCTTCATCGGCGTGGGCGCCGTGGAGAAGAACGTCACCTCGATCTTCGGCAAGCTCGGCCTCGAGGACTCCGGCACCGACCACCGGCGCGTGCTCGCCGTGGTGGCCTGGCTGCAGCGCTGA
- a CDS encoding sensor histidine kinase has product MSETRRGYGRYWAGLFPELGFLLPTLPIVVVALSVLTTLFWTGVGMIPIVIGVVVVVAALFTARGFGVLETWRLRAAQFPPITVPRWDRTARRSGALAKLLAPVVDGHYWLYLLHGMIVNPIVGIVTWTLTITWLSVGLWGVSYPLLALIPGLYDTGLERWLFDGGLLYLHPVLAGIVIVAIGAVFVLTLPFVTHGLTWIHHAIARGMLSAFRADELRERVADLSASRTAAVAAEGTALRRLERDIHDGPQQRLVRLQMDLSAAERQLDKDPDAARELISGAMQQSKEALEELRALSRGFAPPILLDRGLVAALESLAVRSPLPTHVENLLPEGLVLPAELERNAYFIAAEALTNVAKHAEARNAWVRLEVRGVPGEEPGWLDVVVTDDGRGGAAAAPGHGLSGIAERLRGLGGTVEVSSPYGGPTHVIAHLPLAS; this is encoded by the coding sequence GAGCTGGGGTTCCTGCTGCCCACCCTCCCCATCGTCGTCGTCGCCCTCAGCGTGCTCACCACCCTGTTCTGGACGGGCGTCGGCATGATCCCGATCGTCATCGGTGTGGTCGTCGTCGTGGCGGCGCTGTTCACGGCCCGCGGGTTCGGCGTCCTCGAGACCTGGCGCCTGCGCGCCGCGCAGTTCCCGCCCATCACGGTGCCGCGCTGGGACCGCACCGCCCGCCGGAGCGGTGCGCTCGCGAAGCTCCTCGCCCCCGTCGTCGACGGCCACTACTGGCTCTACCTGCTGCACGGCATGATCGTGAACCCGATCGTCGGCATCGTCACCTGGACCCTCACGATCACCTGGCTCTCGGTCGGGCTGTGGGGGGTCAGCTACCCGCTGCTCGCCCTCATCCCGGGCCTCTACGACACGGGGCTCGAGCGCTGGCTCTTCGACGGCGGGCTGCTGTACCTGCACCCGGTCCTCGCCGGCATCGTGATCGTGGCGATCGGTGCGGTGTTCGTGCTGACGCTGCCGTTCGTGACCCACGGCCTCACCTGGATCCACCACGCGATCGCCCGCGGGATGCTGTCCGCCTTCCGCGCGGACGAGCTGCGCGAGCGGGTGGCCGACCTCTCCGCCTCCCGCACCGCCGCCGTCGCCGCCGAGGGCACGGCGCTGCGTCGGCTCGAGCGTGACATCCACGACGGCCCGCAGCAGCGCCTCGTGCGCCTGCAGATGGACCTCTCGGCCGCCGAGCGGCAGCTCGACAAGGATCCGGATGCGGCGCGCGAGCTCATCTCGGGAGCCATGCAGCAGTCGAAGGAGGCGCTCGAGGAGCTGCGCGCCCTCTCGCGCGGCTTCGCGCCGCCCATCCTGCTCGACCGCGGCCTCGTCGCGGCGCTCGAGTCGCTCGCCGTGCGTTCGCCGCTGCCCACGCACGTCGAGAACCTGCTGCCGGAGGGGCTCGTGCTGCCGGCCGAGCTCGAGCGCAACGCCTACTTCATCGCCGCCGAGGCGCTCACCAACGTCGCCAAGCACGCCGAGGCCCGCAACGCCTGGGTGCGGCTCGAGGTGCGCGGGGTGCCCGGCGAGGAGCCCGGCTGGCTCGACGTGGTCGTCACCGACGACGGGCGCGGGGGAGCGGCCGCGGCGCCCGGGCACGGCCTCTCGGGCATCGCCGAGCGGCTGCGCGGCCTCGGCGGCACCGTCGAGGTGTCGAGCCCGTACGGCGGCCCCACCCACGTGATCGCCCACCTGCCGCTCGCCTCATGA